The following coding sequences lie in one Prochlorococcus marinus XMU1412 genomic window:
- a CDS encoding class I SAM-dependent methyltransferase — MQEIDFMSVLHKSTKRDYLGRVNDTEYPKSKAAVLAKKFDFDYWDGDRRICYGGYKYMEGRWEKVAIKLIDHYKLDCNSRILDIGCGKGYLLYDLKKLLPGISVKGIDISNYALEHSKDEIKDSLTLGNASYLPYPDDHFDLVISINTLHCLHASDLNCALKEMERVSKKHKYLCVESYTNEEQKTNLLYWQVTCEAFHNTESWKWLFSQSGYTGDYSFIFFD, encoded by the coding sequence ATGCAAGAAATTGATTTTATGAGTGTGCTTCATAAAAGTACTAAAAGAGATTACCTTGGAAGAGTAAATGATACAGAATATCCAAAGTCAAAGGCTGCTGTTTTAGCTAAAAAATTTGATTTTGATTATTGGGATGGAGATCGAAGAATTTGTTATGGAGGTTATAAATATATGGAGGGTAGATGGGAAAAGGTAGCAATCAAATTAATAGATCATTATAAATTAGACTGCAACTCAAGAATATTAGATATTGGCTGCGGAAAAGGATATTTACTATATGATCTAAAAAAATTATTACCGGGAATATCTGTTAAAGGGATTGATATTTCCAATTATGCATTAGAACATTCTAAGGATGAGATTAAGGACTCTCTAACATTAGGTAATGCATCATATCTTCCCTATCCTGATGACCATTTTGATCTGGTTATTTCAATAAATACTTTGCATTGCTTACATGCCTCGGATTTAAACTGTGCATTAAAAGAGATGGAAAGAGTAAGTAAGAAACATAAATATTTATGCGTTGAAAGTTATACAAATGAGGAACAAAAAACAAATTTATTATATTGGCAAGTAACGTGTGAAGCTTTTCATAACACTGAATCATGGAAATGGCTTTTTTCACAATCAGGTTATACCGGTGACTATTCTTTTATATTTTTCGACTAA
- a CDS encoding NAD-dependent epimerase/dehydratase family protein: MKIIVTGGCGYKGSYLIPELLDDGHEILSIDTNWFGDHLEDNKNLKKVEADIRNIDTLSFEGFDSIIHLANIANDPAVDLNPTLSWEVNVLASHKIADKAMREGVSQILYASSGSVYGIKSETNVTEDLTLVPISTYNKTKMCAERIFLSYKDKIDIKCIRPATVCGFSPRMRLDVSVNLLTFQALKYKKINVFGGNQTRPNIHIKDISNVYKHFLNDKSIESGCYNAGFENISILDIAKKVQEKVDCEIVISDSNDPRSYRQDSTKLLKTGFIPQYDVSTAIDEIIQKYKKRELIETDSCYTVKWMKSLNIN, encoded by the coding sequence ATGAAAATTATTGTAACTGGCGGATGCGGATATAAGGGTTCATATCTTATCCCTGAATTATTAGATGATGGACATGAAATACTTAGCATTGACACTAATTGGTTTGGTGATCATTTAGAAGACAATAAAAATTTAAAAAAAGTTGAAGCTGACATTAGAAATATAGATACTCTTTCATTTGAAGGATTTGATTCAATAATCCATTTAGCAAATATTGCTAATGATCCTGCAGTTGATTTGAATCCCACTTTAAGTTGGGAAGTAAACGTCTTAGCTAGCCATAAAATTGCTGATAAGGCTATGAGAGAGGGTGTAAGTCAGATCCTTTATGCGAGCTCTGGTAGCGTTTATGGGATAAAGTCAGAAACAAATGTTACGGAGGATCTTACTTTAGTTCCAATTTCTACTTACAATAAAACGAAAATGTGTGCTGAAAGAATTTTTCTATCTTACAAAGACAAGATTGATATCAAGTGCATAAGGCCAGCAACAGTTTGTGGTTTTTCTCCAAGAATGAGACTTGATGTGAGTGTAAATTTGTTAACTTTTCAGGCTCTAAAATATAAAAAAATAAATGTTTTTGGAGGTAATCAAACAAGACCAAATATACATATAAAAGATATTTCAAATGTTTATAAGCACTTTTTAAATGATAAATCTATTGAAAGTGGTTGTTATAATGCAGGATTTGAGAATATAAGTATTTTAGATATAGCGAAAAAGGTACAAGAAAAAGTTGATTGTGAGATAGTTATCTCAGATTCTAATGATCCAAGATCTTATAGACAAGATTCGACTAAACTGCTTAAAACAGGATTTATTCCTCAATATGATGTTTCTACTGCTATTGATGAAATAATTCAAAAATATAAAAAAAGAGAATTAATTGAGACGGATAGCTGTTATACGGTTAAGTGGATGAAAAGCTTAAATATAAATTAA
- a CDS encoding D-glycero-alpha-D-manno-heptose-1,7-bisphosphate 7-phosphatase has product MDKINFFEKVKINNFNHFISLNSSSNDLEFSRPAIFLDRDGVIIDDVNYISDPKDVKILSGIKELLSFSKSFGWANIVITNQSGIGRGFYTWEDYEKVTHHMLEMLGRPCNIDGIYANSNKPTDDLEKESWRKPNPNMIMEAVIEFNLNLEESIIIGDRLTDILSGYKSGLKKYVHVLTGHGRKERQNVLRFFSKSNKNNILHTLDDLSCFPLDDLIYKVT; this is encoded by the coding sequence ATGGATAAGATTAATTTTTTTGAGAAAGTCAAAATTAATAATTTCAATCATTTTATTTCTTTAAATTCCTCTAGTAATGATCTTGAATTTTCAAGACCAGCAATTTTTCTCGATAGAGATGGAGTAATAATTGATGATGTCAATTATATCTCAGATCCGAAAGATGTAAAAATATTATCGGGAATTAAAGAATTGTTATCTTTTTCTAAAAGCTTTGGATGGGCAAACATTGTCATCACAAATCAATCAGGTATAGGAAGAGGATTTTATACTTGGGAGGATTATGAAAAAGTAACTCATCATATGTTGGAGATGTTAGGAAGGCCATGCAACATTGATGGTATTTATGCCAATAGTAATAAACCAACTGATGATTTAGAGAAAGAAAGCTGGAGAAAACCAAATCCAAACATGATAATGGAAGCAGTTATAGAATTTAATTTGAATTTGGAGGAATCAATAATTATTGGGGATCGATTGACAGATATTTTATCTGGGTACAAATCAGGGTTAAAAAAATATGTTCATGTGTTAACTGGACATGGAAGAAAAGAAAGGCAAAATGTTTTAAGGTTTTTTTCTAAATCTAACAAAAACAATATTTTGCATACTTTAGATGATTTAAGCTGTTTTCCCTTGGATGATCTTATTTATAAGGTAACTTGA
- a CDS encoding zinc-binding dehydrogenase, whose amino-acid sequence MIKLNDFTDAAILVKQNQELVVDKIKLPNSLEIGQVLVKVCTSGICGSQIGEITGAKGKDNYLPHLLGHEGAGIVLDIGPGVKTLAVGDQVVLHWRKGSGLQSETPKYTWRGKNLNAGWVTTFNRHAVVSENRCTVVPLGTDMELSSLFGCAITTGFGVVENNAKIFMGESVVVFGAGGIGLNIIQALSLSSAYPIIAVDLYDSKLKLAKNFGASHLINSRKTNFREEINKILNPNSLNVFIDNTGLKEIIEMGYEVLSAKGRLILVGVPRHNSDIKIHSLPMHFGKSIEGSHGGESIPNEDIPRYLKLFNNGIWNINGLVTERFKLEEINYAIKEMQEGNTAGRIIINL is encoded by the coding sequence ATGATAAAATTAAACGATTTTACCGATGCTGCTATTCTTGTTAAGCAAAATCAAGAATTAGTTGTTGATAAAATAAAACTTCCAAATTCTTTAGAAATTGGTCAAGTCCTAGTAAAAGTATGTACAAGCGGTATATGTGGATCTCAGATTGGAGAAATTACAGGTGCAAAAGGCAAAGATAACTACTTGCCACATCTTTTAGGGCACGAAGGGGCAGGGATAGTTTTAGACATAGGACCCGGAGTAAAAACTTTGGCTGTAGGAGATCAAGTAGTACTACATTGGAGAAAAGGATCAGGCTTGCAATCTGAAACACCAAAATATACTTGGAGAGGAAAGAATCTTAATGCCGGATGGGTGACGACATTTAATAGACACGCAGTTGTTAGTGAGAACAGATGCACTGTAGTACCTCTTGGGACTGATATGGAATTATCTTCTTTATTTGGTTGTGCAATTACGACAGGTTTTGGAGTTGTAGAAAATAATGCAAAGATCTTTATGGGTGAATCTGTAGTCGTTTTTGGGGCAGGTGGAATAGGTTTAAATATAATACAAGCTTTATCACTCTCTTCAGCATATCCAATAATTGCAGTAGATTTATATGATTCAAAATTAAAATTGGCTAAAAATTTTGGAGCTTCACATTTAATAAATTCAAGAAAAACTAACTTCAGAGAAGAAATTAATAAGATTTTGAATCCTAATTCTTTAAATGTTTTTATTGATAATACTGGATTAAAAGAAATTATTGAGATGGGTTATGAAGTTTTATCTGCAAAAGGTAGGTTAATATTAGTAGGAGTTCCAAGGCATAATTCTGATATCAAAATTCATTCTCTACCTATGCATTTTGGTAAATCAATTGAGGGTTCTCATGGAGGTGAATCAATTCCAAATGAAGATATTCCAAGGTATTTAAAATTATTTAACAATGGTATCTGGAATATAAATGGACTCGTAACAGAGAGATTTAAGCTTGAAGAGATAAATTACGCTATTAAGGAAATGCAAGAGGGGAATACTGCTGGGAGAATAATAATAAATTTATGA
- a CDS encoding GDP-mannose 4,6-dehydratase: MHEKKLVVIGSNSFSGSHFVDKALNYGYEVMGISRSEEPLPIFLPYRWIKNKNEISENIFIFKKFDLNQHLDSIIRSIDTFEPSYIVNFAAQGMVAESWMNPTHWYKTNVVSQVALHDELRKKEYLEKYVHVTTPEVYGSTDRGWIDEKTNFSPSTPYAVSRAACDLHLQSFYQAYKFPVTFTRAANVYGPGQQLYRIIPRTILSALSGKKMKLHGGGLSTRCFIHIDDVVEATLKIMTNASPGTSWHLSNREEISIRNLVEKICELCDVNFSKIVDISEERLGKDQSYLLNSNAIREAFKWEEKIDLISGIKETINWIDCNYDLLCKLPWDYVHKI; this comes from the coding sequence ATGCATGAAAAAAAGCTCGTTGTTATTGGCAGCAATAGCTTCAGTGGATCACATTTTGTTGATAAAGCTTTAAATTACGGATACGAAGTTATGGGTATTAGCAGATCAGAGGAACCGTTGCCTATTTTTTTGCCTTATAGATGGATAAAAAACAAAAATGAAATTTCTGAAAATATATTTATATTTAAGAAATTTGATCTCAACCAACATTTAGATTCAATTATTAGGAGTATAGATACTTTTGAACCTTCATATATAGTGAATTTTGCAGCACAAGGAATGGTCGCTGAAAGTTGGATGAATCCAACTCATTGGTATAAAACGAATGTAGTATCGCAAGTTGCCCTTCATGACGAGCTAAGAAAAAAGGAATATTTAGAAAAATATGTACATGTCACTACTCCTGAGGTGTATGGAAGTACAGATAGGGGTTGGATTGATGAAAAAACTAATTTTTCTCCTAGTACCCCTTATGCAGTTAGTAGGGCTGCATGTGATTTGCACTTGCAAAGTTTTTATCAAGCATATAAATTCCCTGTTACATTTACCAGAGCCGCTAATGTATATGGCCCGGGCCAGCAACTCTACAGGATAATACCAAGAACTATTTTGAGTGCTCTTTCAGGGAAAAAAATGAAGCTCCACGGCGGAGGACTTTCTACACGTTGCTTTATTCATATTGACGATGTTGTAGAAGCTACTTTAAAAATAATGACTAATGCATCCCCAGGAACCTCATGGCATTTGTCTAACAGAGAAGAAATATCTATTAGAAATTTAGTAGAAAAAATTTGCGAATTGTGTGATGTTAATTTTAGTAAAATTGTAGATATCTCTGAAGAAAGGTTAGGTAAAGATCAAAGCTATCTGTTAAATAGCAATGCTATTAGAGAAGCTTTCAAATGGGAGGAGAAAATAGATTTGATTTCTGGAATAAAAGAAACTATTAATTGGATTGATTGCAATTATGATTTATTATGTAAGTTGCCTTGGGATTATGTTCACAAAATATGA
- a CDS encoding transketolase, whose translation MTRLEKNTFKKLTDISLLIRKRTVITSFEAKIPHLGSCLSCVDILVYLYFLELSINPEKFEDIDRDRFLLSKGHAAPVLFQVLAEKGFFSLSELKEFGENGSFLHEHPPKPGIIKGIEAATGSLGHGFPMGIGMAISAKIQKKDFNIYALLSDGECNEGSIWEGALLAPKLKLDNFIGIIDYNKWQATGRTKDIMNIEPFVDKWQSFGWHCQEINGHNFDEIHEAFLNAHKTVSKPSIIIANTIKGKGVSFMEDDNNWHYRTPNNHELESALAELSTDRKK comes from the coding sequence ATGACAAGATTAGAAAAAAATACTTTTAAAAAACTTACTGATATCTCTTTATTAATTAGGAAAAGAACTGTTATAACTTCTTTCGAGGCAAAAATTCCTCATCTAGGATCATGTCTTTCTTGTGTTGATATTTTAGTTTATTTATATTTTTTAGAGCTATCAATAAATCCTGAAAAATTTGAAGATATTGATAGAGATCGTTTTTTACTAAGTAAGGGGCATGCAGCGCCTGTTTTGTTTCAGGTTTTAGCAGAAAAAGGTTTCTTCTCATTAAGTGAACTTAAAGAATTTGGAGAAAATGGAAGCTTTTTACATGAGCATCCCCCTAAACCAGGAATTATTAAAGGTATTGAGGCCGCCACAGGTTCGCTAGGCCATGGCTTCCCTATGGGTATAGGGATGGCAATTTCTGCTAAAATTCAAAAAAAAGATTTTAATATTTATGCTTTACTAAGTGATGGTGAATGTAATGAAGGTTCAATATGGGAAGGCGCATTATTAGCTCCTAAATTAAAACTAGATAATTTTATTGGGATTATTGATTACAATAAATGGCAAGCAACGGGAAGGACTAAAGATATAATGAACATAGAACCATTTGTTGATAAATGGCAATCATTCGGTTGGCATTGTCAAGAAATTAATGGACATAATTTTGATGAGATTCACGAGGCATTTCTAAATGCTCACAAAACTGTCAGCAAACCAAGCATTATAATAGCTAATACAATAAAGGGTAAAGGTGTTTCTTTTATGGAAGATGATAATAATTGGCACTATAGAACTCCTAACAATCATGAATTAGAAAGTGCCTTAGCTGAGTTATCAACTGATAGAAAAAAATAA
- a CDS encoding PfkB family carbohydrate kinase translates to MKIPTFKNGDKLTFSDCTLAYGHFDLVHPGHIRYLRHAASQGENLVIALLPDTKKGENKSYQFSQLERADGLAAFALINGILLLDDEENALCKAVETLNPKLLIFGKEFEKSADPEINKAIRLMKKKGRKVKFYAGDVQYASTSLLEKSKNDLLQENRNKFIQSCQRQKIKLDELLDLIKSWDDTKLLVIGDAILDQYAGCEAIGMSAEAPVLVVRELQKKNYVGGASIVASHIKALGAKCNFLSVVGNDKYADILKEELTDQGINCHLIVDNSRPTTFKKRYVVENQKLFRVSRLNDHLLDRVIENQIIKKLEEIAPNVDGIVVSDFVYGVITPKIIKKILKLSKKHNLKIFGDIQCSSQIGMITKFNNFSLLCPNEREARIALQDKDSGLEILSNKLISHTNCERLIMKLGPQGFIAYDKLSQGQHVSQSFPTLSVNPLDVSGAGDSLLAIMAIALCKKNKFMHSAALACCMASIAVENMGNQPINRSLLIDFVSGFKVF, encoded by the coding sequence ATGAAAATCCCCACCTTTAAAAATGGAGATAAATTAACTTTTTCGGATTGTACCTTAGCTTATGGTCATTTTGATTTGGTGCATCCTGGGCATATAAGATATTTAAGACATGCGGCCTCTCAAGGAGAAAATCTTGTAATAGCTCTTTTACCTGATACAAAAAAAGGTGAAAATAAATCTTATCAGTTTTCGCAATTGGAGAGGGCAGATGGGCTTGCAGCTTTTGCACTTATTAATGGAATCCTTTTATTAGATGATGAAGAAAATGCACTTTGCAAAGCTGTAGAAACTCTTAATCCTAAATTATTGATTTTTGGGAAAGAGTTTGAAAAAAGTGCTGATCCAGAAATAAATAAGGCGATAAGGTTAATGAAGAAGAAAGGGAGAAAAGTAAAATTTTATGCTGGAGATGTTCAATATGCAAGTACATCATTGTTGGAAAAATCAAAAAATGATTTATTACAAGAAAATAGAAATAAATTTATTCAATCTTGCCAAAGACAAAAAATAAAACTAGATGAATTACTTGATCTTATTAAGTCTTGGGACGATACGAAATTACTAGTTATTGGAGATGCCATTTTAGATCAATATGCTGGTTGCGAAGCTATTGGAATGAGTGCTGAAGCCCCTGTACTAGTTGTAAGAGAATTACAGAAGAAAAACTATGTTGGGGGAGCATCTATAGTTGCTTCTCATATAAAAGCACTAGGAGCAAAATGTAATTTTCTATCAGTAGTTGGTAATGATAAGTATGCAGATATTTTAAAAGAAGAACTTACTGATCAAGGAATAAATTGTCATCTAATAGTAGATAATTCAAGACCTACGACATTTAAGAAACGATATGTAGTTGAGAATCAAAAACTTTTTAGAGTTAGTAGGCTAAACGATCATTTATTAGATCGTGTGATAGAAAATCAAATAATTAAAAAACTTGAAGAAATAGCACCCAATGTAGATGGAATTGTTGTTTCGGATTTCGTTTACGGCGTGATAACTCCAAAAATAATAAAAAAAATTTTAAAGTTATCCAAGAAGCATAATTTAAAAATTTTCGGTGATATTCAATGTAGTAGTCAAATTGGAATGATTACAAAGTTCAATAATTTTTCCCTTTTGTGCCCAAATGAAAGGGAAGCAAGAATTGCACTTCAAGATAAAGATTCTGGATTGGAGATTCTTAGCAATAAACTAATTTCCCATACCAACTGTGAAAGGCTAATTATGAAGTTAGGTCCTCAAGGTTTCATAGCCTATGATAAGCTTTCCCAAGGTCAACATGTAAGTCAATCATTCCCAACTTTATCAGTAAATCCTTTGGATGTATCTGGCGCGGGTGATTCATTATTAGCGATTATGGCAATTGCATTATGCAAAAAAAATAAATTCATGCATTCAGCCGCGCTTGCTTGTTGTATGGCTTCTATAGCTGTTGAAAACATGGGGAATCAACCTATAAACAGATCACTTTTGATTGATTTTGTTTCAGGATTTAAAGTTTTTTAA
- the lhgO gene encoding L-2-hydroxyglutarate oxidase, with protein MKKFNCDFLICGGGIVGLTIAHQLIERKISKKIIILDKERQLGLHSSGRNSGVLHAGIYYEPNSLKAEVCIEGANRLKQWMENHELNINKCGKLIIPQKVNLDKQLDTLYERGKKNGAYIEYLNTSEINRLAPYANVTSGRALWSPATAVVKPLDVINKLIYLLEDKDVKIFKSVTKWHLNKKTSELLVNDNTRIKFGHFINSSGLQADKIAQKFEVGLNYKIIPFKGIYWKLRENAPFNINLNLYPVPDLNVPFLGVHFTPNSLNTSVDIGPTAVPALGRENYKMLEKIEFKNAINDFSFLAQQYFHDNDGFRKYVNEQAFLGFPMFFLKSAQELIPNLKYSHIEPSKKVGLRAQLFDMNSKKMIKDFLCLEGDNSTHILNSISPAFTASFAFADFIINKYLLK; from the coding sequence TTGAAAAAATTTAATTGCGATTTTCTTATTTGTGGTGGCGGAATTGTTGGATTGACAATTGCACATCAATTAATAGAAAGAAAAATTTCTAAAAAAATTATAATTCTTGATAAAGAGAGGCAATTAGGATTGCATAGCTCGGGCAGAAATAGTGGAGTACTTCATGCGGGAATATATTATGAACCCAACTCTTTGAAAGCAGAAGTATGTATTGAAGGTGCAAATAGATTGAAGCAATGGATGGAAAACCATGAATTAAATATAAATAAGTGTGGTAAGTTAATTATTCCTCAAAAGGTTAATCTTGATAAACAACTTGATACTCTTTATGAAAGGGGAAAAAAAAATGGAGCATATATTGAGTATTTAAATACTAGTGAAATAAATCGATTAGCTCCATACGCAAATGTTACATCAGGAAGAGCATTATGGAGTCCTGCTACTGCAGTTGTCAAACCTTTGGATGTCATTAATAAATTGATTTATTTGTTAGAAGATAAGGATGTCAAAATATTTAAATCGGTTACAAAATGGCATTTAAATAAAAAGACATCAGAGTTACTGGTAAATGACAATACTAGGATAAAATTTGGTCATTTTATAAATTCATCTGGTCTTCAAGCTGACAAAATAGCTCAAAAGTTTGAAGTTGGATTAAATTATAAAATTATTCCTTTTAAAGGAATTTATTGGAAATTAAGAGAAAATGCACCTTTTAATATTAATTTAAACCTATATCCAGTGCCAGATTTGAATGTACCATTTCTGGGTGTTCACTTTACCCCAAATTCTTTAAATACTTCTGTAGATATTGGACCTACAGCAGTGCCAGCTTTAGGGAGAGAGAATTATAAAATGTTAGAGAAAATTGAGTTCAAAAATGCAATAAATGATTTTTCTTTTTTGGCTCAACAATATTTTCATGATAATGATGGATTTAGAAAATATGTTAATGAGCAAGCTTTCTTGGGATTCCCTATGTTTTTTTTGAAATCTGCTCAAGAATTAATTCCTAATCTCAAATATAGTCATATTGAACCAAGTAAAAAAGTTGGATTAAGAGCTCAATTATTTGATATGAATTCAAAAAAAATGATCAAGGATTTTTTATGTCTAGAAGGTGATAATAGTACTCACATACTTAATTCAATCTCTCCTGCATTTACTGCAAGTTTTGCCTTTGCAGATTTTATAATTAATAAATACTTGTTGAAATAA
- a CDS encoding SIS domain-containing protein, translated as MDKRKSIFAKQSKNYINKLNDLFNEEIFDQIEKLAIHLLRIWKEEKNLFICGNGGSAANALHMANDFHYGVGACGPKPVVKGLKVEALPSNVGVVTCLANDIGYENIYSHQLLNKAKADDLLIVLSGSGNSKNICNVIAEAKDLGVYSCAILGYDGGQCLSIADLPIHFKVNDMQIAEDTQLIVGHMCMQWLTQNKPLLN; from the coding sequence ATGGATAAAAGAAAAAGTATCTTTGCTAAGCAATCAAAAAATTATATTAATAAACTTAATGATTTGTTCAATGAAGAAATCTTTGATCAAATAGAGAAATTAGCTATACATTTGTTGAGGATTTGGAAAGAAGAAAAAAACTTATTTATTTGTGGGAACGGGGGAAGTGCCGCAAATGCACTGCATATGGCAAATGACTTTCATTATGGAGTGGGTGCTTGCGGCCCTAAACCTGTGGTAAAAGGTCTAAAAGTAGAAGCTTTGCCTTCCAATGTAGGAGTTGTAACTTGTCTTGCTAATGATATAGGTTATGAAAATATTTATTCACATCAATTGCTAAACAAGGCCAAAGCTGATGATCTACTTATAGTATTATCTGGAAGTGGAAATTCTAAAAATATTTGTAATGTTATTGCTGAGGCAAAAGATCTAGGTGTTTATAGTTGCGCAATTCTTGGATATGATGGAGGGCAATGTTTAAGTATCGCTGACCTGCCTATTCATTTTAAAGTTAATGATATGCAAATAGCAGAAGATACCCAATTAATTGTTGGGCATATGTGCATGCAATGGCTAACTCAAAATAAACCTCTTTTAAATTAA
- a CDS encoding nucleotidyltransferase family protein, translating to MIKKPLRALLLSAGLGTRLRPLTLNIPKCLVSINNKPLLENWIDALEKINTQKLLINTHYLHEKVHQYLLTQKYREMKIYEVYEKVLSGTAGTLIENYEFFSKSVGLMIHADNYTNLDLSNFVEAHFNRPPGCLLTMLTFNCSDPSSCGIVEVNSEKIVKNFYEKIQNPPGNLANGAAYIFEDDFLQWLIENYQNSKDFSTEVIPNLIGKIYTYHTNMPYIDIGTLESLEKARRIKKLDDSN from the coding sequence ATGATTAAAAAGCCTTTAAGAGCTCTATTGTTATCTGCTGGATTAGGAACAAGATTAAGACCTTTAACCCTCAATATACCCAAATGTCTAGTTTCTATTAATAACAAACCCTTATTGGAGAATTGGATTGATGCATTAGAAAAAATTAATACTCAAAAATTACTTATAAATACTCATTATCTTCATGAAAAAGTCCATCAGTACTTATTAACGCAAAAATATAGAGAAATGAAGATTTATGAGGTTTATGAAAAAGTTTTATCTGGTACGGCAGGTACGTTAATAGAAAACTATGAGTTTTTTTCTAAGTCTGTAGGACTAATGATTCACGCAGATAATTACACTAATCTTGATTTAAGTAATTTTGTTGAAGCACATTTTAATCGTCCACCTGGTTGCCTTCTTACAATGCTCACATTTAATTGTTCAGATCCAAGTTCTTGTGGCATTGTTGAGGTTAACTCAGAGAAGATTGTTAAAAATTTTTATGAAAAGATTCAAAATCCTCCCGGTAATCTTGCTAATGGAGCAGCTTATATTTTTGAGGATGATTTCTTACAATGGTTGATTGAAAATTATCAAAATAGTAAGGATTTCAGCACCGAAGTTATTCCTAATCTTATAGGTAAGATATATACTTATCATACAAATATGCCTTATATTGATATAGGTACTTTGGAATCCCTAGAGAAAGCAAGGCGAATTAAAAAATTAGATGATTCGAATTAA